The Spirosoma radiotolerans genome has a window encoding:
- a CDS encoding SusC/RagA family TonB-linked outer membrane protein, whose translation MLRKLYLTQLRQISITNGLALFMAIASINPTLAHDRAIHLTNRRKVNLNTNTKILYPITGQVFDDTGAPLPGATIVLKGSSSVGTTTNGEGRFTLNVPENSAPVLIISSIGYATQEVAVNNRTTLEIRLLVDAKSLGEVVVIGYGTQKKADLTGSVAVIDVKELNQQPTAQITDQLQGRASGVTVQTSGQPGQAPQVRIRGINTFGNNTPLYVVDGVPTTTINDLNPNDIASMQVLKDAGAASIYGARAANGVIILTTKRGSKNEKVKVSYDAYYGTQRVKQGNVWNTLSPQEMANLKWVALKNTNPGEPINDAQYGSGATPVLPNYIAPAGAQTVDEALYTVDPNYSDPDDVNNFYRIVKANKEGTDWYHAIFKPAPITSHNISVTGGSDRGNYLFSLNYFNQQGTLIDTYLKRYTIRSNSQYNVNSHIRLGENLAYSVTDNPQVSINDPGGTIGMAYRAQPIIPVYDIRGNYAGGYGPGLGDAFNPVAMQARTLNNRGLSNRLFGNVFAEVDFLKHVTARTSFGGEIASSSYHSFSYPQYENSENSKTNSYSENATSSNNWTWTNTLTYRNTVKNAHNITVVVGTEAYKNRYREVGGTTLGFFSFDPNYVNLSTGSGTKNNYSDMNQDALFSYLGRLDYNFKERYLLGVTLRRDGSSRFLNYQYGWFPAVSAGWRVSEESFMKGISWIDDLKIRGGYGIMGNQLNVDPANAFTTYASSRVSSYYPITGSNSTITEGFERSRIGNPDAKWEKNINTNIGIDASLVKGKLQLTVDYYRKDIRDLLYNPERTGTSGQGQVPFINIAHMKNEGVDLSATTDIDVTRDLKLNATLTFTTYNNRILNISNNTPYFDEQSLNFNGSYVIRNAVGQPLSQFFGYQVAGFWNSQEEINTANAQVQQTAGDPNAVYQTDVAVGRFRYADTNGDGRITDDDRTFLGNPNPKFSYGLNLGATYKGFDFSMFLYGVSGNKIWNNLKWWHDFSSSFYSAKSHTALYDSWTPDHHDAKAPIQETVGSFSTASVPNSYFVENGGYLRARNVQLGYTLPANTLQKLGVGRLRVYVQAANLFTITKYSGLDPELTGNTTSFGIDTGAYPNQRQYLFGINLSF comes from the coding sequence ATGTTAAGAAAACTGTACCTCACTCAACTACGGCAAATCAGCATCACAAATGGCCTGGCCTTATTTATGGCTATAGCTTCGATAAACCCGACGCTTGCTCATGACAGAGCCATACATCTTACAAACCGACGAAAGGTCAATTTGAACACCAACACAAAAATTCTTTATCCGATTACTGGGCAAGTATTCGACGATACGGGCGCTCCTCTACCCGGCGCAACAATTGTCTTGAAAGGAAGCTCATCGGTTGGTACAACCACCAACGGTGAGGGTCGATTTACACTAAACGTTCCAGAAAATAGCGCGCCTGTCCTGATTATCTCTTCCATTGGCTATGCTACTCAGGAAGTAGCCGTGAATAACCGTACTACATTAGAAATCCGTTTACTGGTCGATGCAAAATCACTAGGCGAAGTGGTTGTAATTGGTTACGGCACACAAAAGAAGGCAGACCTGACCGGATCAGTAGCGGTCATTGATGTTAAAGAACTCAATCAGCAACCAACAGCTCAAATAACCGATCAGTTACAGGGACGCGCTTCGGGCGTTACGGTACAAACATCCGGTCAGCCTGGTCAGGCTCCGCAGGTGCGAATTCGGGGTATCAATACGTTTGGGAATAACACGCCCCTCTATGTAGTGGATGGCGTACCGACGACAACGATTAATGATCTCAATCCGAATGATATCGCTTCGATGCAAGTACTGAAAGATGCCGGTGCGGCTTCCATTTATGGGGCGCGGGCCGCCAACGGTGTAATCATTCTGACGACCAAACGGGGAAGTAAAAATGAAAAAGTAAAAGTCAGTTATGATGCGTACTATGGCACCCAGCGGGTTAAGCAGGGGAACGTGTGGAATACATTGTCCCCGCAGGAGATGGCTAACCTCAAATGGGTAGCCTTAAAAAACACGAATCCCGGCGAACCGATCAATGATGCCCAGTATGGAAGCGGAGCCACGCCTGTACTTCCTAATTATATTGCTCCGGCTGGCGCGCAGACTGTTGATGAAGCTTTGTATACTGTCGATCCGAATTATTCGGACCCCGATGACGTGAATAATTTTTACCGGATTGTTAAAGCTAACAAAGAGGGAACAGACTGGTACCATGCCATTTTTAAACCTGCTCCAATCACTAGCCACAATATTTCAGTAACCGGTGGCAGTGATCGGGGTAATTACCTGTTTTCGCTCAATTATTTCAATCAGCAGGGCACGCTGATTGATACCTATCTCAAACGCTACACGATCCGCTCCAATAGCCAGTATAACGTTAACTCTCACATCCGTCTGGGCGAAAATCTGGCTTATTCGGTTACGGATAATCCGCAGGTTTCGATCAACGACCCAGGCGGCACCATCGGTATGGCGTACCGTGCGCAACCGATTATTCCAGTATATGATATTCGGGGAAACTACGCGGGTGGCTATGGTCCGGGCTTGGGTGATGCGTTCAATCCGGTAGCCATGCAGGCACGAACGCTCAACAATCGGGGCTTGTCCAACCGTCTGTTTGGTAACGTATTCGCCGAGGTCGATTTTTTGAAACACGTTACGGCCCGCACTAGCTTTGGTGGTGAAATAGCGTCGTCCAGCTATCACTCGTTTTCATATCCTCAGTACGAGAACTCGGAAAACTCTAAAACAAATTCGTACAGTGAAAACGCTACCAGCAGCAATAACTGGACCTGGACAAATACGCTTACATACCGCAACACAGTCAAAAATGCCCATAACATAACCGTAGTTGTCGGGACTGAAGCGTACAAAAACCGCTATAGGGAGGTTGGTGGGACTACGTTGGGCTTTTTCTCGTTCGATCCTAACTACGTCAATTTATCCACCGGTTCGGGGACCAAAAACAATTACAGCGATATGAATCAGGATGCCCTGTTTTCTTATCTGGGTCGGTTAGACTATAATTTCAAAGAGCGGTACTTGTTGGGCGTTACGCTCCGGCGTGATGGATCGTCCCGTTTTTTAAATTATCAGTACGGCTGGTTTCCCGCTGTGAGCGCTGGCTGGCGTGTCTCCGAAGAATCTTTTATGAAGGGCATTTCCTGGATTGATGACCTGAAAATTCGGGGTGGGTACGGTATAATGGGTAATCAACTCAACGTAGATCCGGCGAATGCGTTTACGACCTACGCCAGTAGCCGGGTGTCCTCATACTACCCAATCACGGGGTCTAACTCAACCATCACGGAAGGCTTTGAGCGGAGCCGGATCGGAAACCCAGATGCGAAGTGGGAGAAAAACATCAATACCAACATAGGCATTGATGCCTCCTTAGTTAAAGGTAAACTCCAGCTAACCGTCGATTATTACCGTAAAGACATTCGCGATCTGCTTTACAATCCTGAGCGCACCGGCACATCAGGTCAGGGCCAGGTTCCATTTATTAACATTGCCCATATGAAAAACGAAGGGGTCGATTTGTCAGCAACTACTGACATCGATGTAACCCGGGATCTAAAACTGAATGCGACACTAACCTTTACTACGTATAATAATAGAATTCTTAACATTTCAAACAATACCCCTTATTTCGACGAACAATCGCTCAATTTCAACGGCAGCTACGTCATTCGTAATGCTGTCGGCCAACCACTGAGCCAGTTTTTTGGGTATCAAGTAGCCGGATTCTGGAATTCGCAGGAAGAAATCAATACTGCCAATGCCCAGGTTCAGCAAACCGCAGGCGATCCGAATGCCGTGTATCAAACTGATGTAGCGGTGGGTCGTTTCCGCTATGCCGATACCAATGGTGATGGTCGGATTACGGATGATGACCGGACATTTTTGGGCAATCCGAACCCCAAATTCAGTTATGGACTTAACCTAGGGGCTACCTATAAAGGCTTCGATTTCAGCATGTTCCTCTATGGGGTCTCGGGCAATAAAATCTGGAACAATCTGAAGTGGTGGCACGATTTTTCCAGCTCGTTCTACTCAGCCAAAAGCCATACCGCCTTATATGACTCCTGGACACCGGATCACCACGATGCCAAAGCCCCCATCCAGGAAACAGTTGGTTCATTTAGCACGGCCAGTGTACCCAACTCGTATTTTGTGGAGAATGGCGGTTATCTACGAGCTAGAAATGTTCAGCTAGGTTACACACTGCCGGCCAATACGTTGCAGAAATTAGGCGTCGGGCGGCTTCGAGTGTATGTACAGGCAGCCAACCTGTTTACAATTACCAAGTACTCGGGTTTAGATCCAGAATTGACCGGTAATACAACCAGCTTTGGCATTGATACAGGCGCTTATCCAAATCAGCGTCAATACCTGTTCGGAATTAATCTTTCCTTTTAG